The following coding sequences lie in one Vanacampus margaritifer isolate UIUO_Vmar chromosome 16, RoL_Vmar_1.0, whole genome shotgun sequence genomic window:
- the LOC144036272 gene encoding dixin-like isoform X1: MIASLSRGSLLDEVLHGGFNEQQLATYISWVNAQLKRKPGLKPIADLRRDLQDGVVLVQLIEIVAGEVLEGVCVAPQSKEESKKNVEQVLQFISSRHIRMPHISVRDVVEGNLKSVMRIILALAAHFKPSANHKAALGSGRSLTPCHNPLSTVALAQGAAATLASARYDASLPASASRIHRMSDVDKSVCVRALVKQYERGTPDEQDNAQTTSCSSVSPLPSPRAPPCTQTDHQEGDSTQSENRVESSVTVAESTWEDSIGETLEKEVEETRKMVSALQALLLQGSLPEDEQDLSLSLDEGHPDQQLVVIRSRLDQSMEESRELKRELLSCKQEIRNLQGIKKAQQQRLCTQEASILQMKQELLRASMAKDQLSNQKTELQWKLEECTRLWSDCKNEVGQKDRLLQQLKQKLEESQKQLLQLSHSNELQKELDHKNSIRQEVMNRDLQISPCTESNGYYYSANPASSISSAEEVQLLRDALRSLRSDFRAHDPQHHTLDTLEQGIVSLIDRLHAAHTHTVRGKSPRRKGQNSDCDSWPKVCQSNSTSTSSTKILYFRGRSPTPSMINIPKRLGEVTLKDVKAAVDQEGNYRYHFKALDPEFGTVKEEVFLDGAIVPGWEGKIVAWVEEDHGEDRHS, translated from the exons ATGATCGCTTCACTTTCTCGGGGAAGTTTGCTTGATGAGGTGCTGCACGGAGGCTTCAACGAG CAGCAACTGGCCACCTACATCTCCTGGGTGAACGCTCAGCTCAAGAGGAAACCTGGACTGAAGCCCATCGCTGACCTCAGGAGGGATCTGCAGGATGGAGTGGTTCTTGTACAGCTCATAGAGATAGTTG CTGGGGAAGTGCTTGAGGGTGTTTGTGTGGCTCCTCAAAGCAAAGAAGAAAGCAAGAAGAATGTGGAGCAAGTGCTGCAATTCATCTCCTCCAGGCATATACGCATGCCTCACATCTCAGTAAGAG ACGTTGTTGAAGGCAACCTGAAATCTGTAATGAGGATTATCCTGGCACTGGCTGCTCACTTCAAGCcctcagccaatcacaaggctGCTTTGGGAAGTGGGAGGAGCTTAACACCTTGCCACAACCCTCTTTCCACTGTGGCACTGGCTCAAGGTGCTGCTGCTACTCTCGCATCAGCCCGATATGACGCCTCACTGCCCGCAAGTGCGTCACGCATTCACAG GATGTCTGATGTGGacaagagtgtgtgtgttcgtgcacTGGTGAAGCAATACGAGAGAGGAACTCCAGACGAGCAGGACAATGCACAGACCACCAG ttGCAGCTCAGTGAGTCCTTTACCGTCTCCCAGAGCTCCACCCTGCACCCAAACAGACCACCAGGAAGGAGATAGCACACAATCAGAGAACAGAG TCGAGTCGTCTGTTACCGTCGCCGAGTCGACCTGGGAAGATTCCATCGGTGAAACTTTGGAGAAGGAGGTTGAGGAGACCAGGAAAATGGTGTCGGCTTTGCAG GCCCTGCTCCTCCAAGGCTCCCTGCCGGAGGACGAGCAAGATCTGTCTTTAAGTTTGGATGAAGGGCATCCTGATCAGCAGCTG GTCGTCATCCGCAGCCGCTTGGATCAGAGTATGGAGGAGTCTCGGGAGCTgaag AGGGAACTGTTGAGCTGCAAGCAAGAGATACGAAACCTCCAAGGAATCAAG AAGGCTCAGCAGCAGCGCCTGTGCACTCAGGAGGCGTCCATCCTTCAGATGAAGCAAGAGTTGCTCCGAGCCAGCATGGCTAAGGACCAACTGAGCAATcagaag ACCGAGCTGCAGTGGAAGCTAGAGGAATGTACCCGACTGTGGAGTGACTGCAAG AATGAAGTTGGGCAGAAGGACAGACTTCTGCAACAGCTCAAACAAAAACTTGAAGAAAGCCAAAAGCAGCTGTTACAGCTGTCTCATTCA aatGAGTTGCAAAAAGAGCTGGACCATAAAAACAGCATTAGGCAGGAAGTAATGAATCGAGACCTACAG ATTTCCCCATGCACTGAAAGCAATGGCTATTACTACTCTGCCAATCCTGCTTCCTCCATATCAAGT GCAGAAGAGGTTCAGCTGCTCAGAGATGCACTTCGAAGTTTGAGGAGCGACTTCAGAGCCCATGACCCGCAGCACCACACACTGGAcacccttgagcaaggcatcgTGTCACTCATCGACAGACTGCACGCGGCGCATACACACACG GTTAGAGGGAAATCTCCCAGACGCAAAGGACAGAATAGTGACTGTGACTCTTGGCCAA AGGTTTGTCAGTCCAACAGCACCTCCACATCCTCTACTAAGATCCTGTACTTCAGAGGAAGATCCCCCACACCTTCAATGATCAACATACCCAAAAG GTTGGGAGAAGTGACACTCAAGGATGTGAAGGCAGCTGTGGATCAAGAGGGGAACTACAGGTACCACTTTAAGGCCTTGGACCCCGAATTTGGTACTGTGAAGGAGGAG GTTTTCTTAGATGGAGCCATCGTTCCTGGCTGGGAGGGCAAAATTGTGGCTTGGGTGGAGGAAGACCACGGTGAAGACAG acaTTCATGA
- the LOC144036272 gene encoding dixin-like isoform X2, with product MIASLSRGSLLDEVLHGGFNEQQLATYISWVNAQLKRKPGLKPIADLRRDLQDGVVLVQLIEIVAGEVLEGVCVAPQSKEESKKNVEQVLQFISSRHIRMPHISVRDVVEGNLKSVMRIILALAAHFKPSANHKAALGSGRSLTPCHNPLSTVALAQGAAATLASARYDASLPASASRIHRMSDVDKSVCVRALVKQYERGTPDEQDNAQTTSSVSPLPSPRAPPCTQTDHQEGDSTQSENRVESSVTVAESTWEDSIGETLEKEVEETRKMVSALQALLLQGSLPEDEQDLSLSLDEGHPDQQLVVIRSRLDQSMEESRELKRELLSCKQEIRNLQGIKKAQQQRLCTQEASILQMKQELLRASMAKDQLSNQKTELQWKLEECTRLWSDCKNEVGQKDRLLQQLKQKLEESQKQLLQLSHSNELQKELDHKNSIRQEVMNRDLQISPCTESNGYYYSANPASSISSAEEVQLLRDALRSLRSDFRAHDPQHHTLDTLEQGIVSLIDRLHAAHTHTVRGKSPRRKGQNSDCDSWPKVCQSNSTSTSSTKILYFRGRSPTPSMINIPKRLGEVTLKDVKAAVDQEGNYRYHFKALDPEFGTVKEEVFLDGAIVPGWEGKIVAWVEEDHGEDRHS from the exons ATGATCGCTTCACTTTCTCGGGGAAGTTTGCTTGATGAGGTGCTGCACGGAGGCTTCAACGAG CAGCAACTGGCCACCTACATCTCCTGGGTGAACGCTCAGCTCAAGAGGAAACCTGGACTGAAGCCCATCGCTGACCTCAGGAGGGATCTGCAGGATGGAGTGGTTCTTGTACAGCTCATAGAGATAGTTG CTGGGGAAGTGCTTGAGGGTGTTTGTGTGGCTCCTCAAAGCAAAGAAGAAAGCAAGAAGAATGTGGAGCAAGTGCTGCAATTCATCTCCTCCAGGCATATACGCATGCCTCACATCTCAGTAAGAG ACGTTGTTGAAGGCAACCTGAAATCTGTAATGAGGATTATCCTGGCACTGGCTGCTCACTTCAAGCcctcagccaatcacaaggctGCTTTGGGAAGTGGGAGGAGCTTAACACCTTGCCACAACCCTCTTTCCACTGTGGCACTGGCTCAAGGTGCTGCTGCTACTCTCGCATCAGCCCGATATGACGCCTCACTGCCCGCAAGTGCGTCACGCATTCACAG GATGTCTGATGTGGacaagagtgtgtgtgttcgtgcacTGGTGAAGCAATACGAGAGAGGAACTCCAGACGAGCAGGACAATGCACAGACCACCAG CTCAGTGAGTCCTTTACCGTCTCCCAGAGCTCCACCCTGCACCCAAACAGACCACCAGGAAGGAGATAGCACACAATCAGAGAACAGAG TCGAGTCGTCTGTTACCGTCGCCGAGTCGACCTGGGAAGATTCCATCGGTGAAACTTTGGAGAAGGAGGTTGAGGAGACCAGGAAAATGGTGTCGGCTTTGCAG GCCCTGCTCCTCCAAGGCTCCCTGCCGGAGGACGAGCAAGATCTGTCTTTAAGTTTGGATGAAGGGCATCCTGATCAGCAGCTG GTCGTCATCCGCAGCCGCTTGGATCAGAGTATGGAGGAGTCTCGGGAGCTgaag AGGGAACTGTTGAGCTGCAAGCAAGAGATACGAAACCTCCAAGGAATCAAG AAGGCTCAGCAGCAGCGCCTGTGCACTCAGGAGGCGTCCATCCTTCAGATGAAGCAAGAGTTGCTCCGAGCCAGCATGGCTAAGGACCAACTGAGCAATcagaag ACCGAGCTGCAGTGGAAGCTAGAGGAATGTACCCGACTGTGGAGTGACTGCAAG AATGAAGTTGGGCAGAAGGACAGACTTCTGCAACAGCTCAAACAAAAACTTGAAGAAAGCCAAAAGCAGCTGTTACAGCTGTCTCATTCA aatGAGTTGCAAAAAGAGCTGGACCATAAAAACAGCATTAGGCAGGAAGTAATGAATCGAGACCTACAG ATTTCCCCATGCACTGAAAGCAATGGCTATTACTACTCTGCCAATCCTGCTTCCTCCATATCAAGT GCAGAAGAGGTTCAGCTGCTCAGAGATGCACTTCGAAGTTTGAGGAGCGACTTCAGAGCCCATGACCCGCAGCACCACACACTGGAcacccttgagcaaggcatcgTGTCACTCATCGACAGACTGCACGCGGCGCATACACACACG GTTAGAGGGAAATCTCCCAGACGCAAAGGACAGAATAGTGACTGTGACTCTTGGCCAA AGGTTTGTCAGTCCAACAGCACCTCCACATCCTCTACTAAGATCCTGTACTTCAGAGGAAGATCCCCCACACCTTCAATGATCAACATACCCAAAAG GTTGGGAGAAGTGACACTCAAGGATGTGAAGGCAGCTGTGGATCAAGAGGGGAACTACAGGTACCACTTTAAGGCCTTGGACCCCGAATTTGGTACTGTGAAGGAGGAG GTTTTCTTAGATGGAGCCATCGTTCCTGGCTGGGAGGGCAAAATTGTGGCTTGGGTGGAGGAAGACCACGGTGAAGACAG acaTTCATGA